The genomic stretch TGATATACAAAACAACCATGTTACTAGGCATATAACTAATACAAATAAAACACCTAAATATCTATCTAAGTAAATACGTATGTAACTAACTACATAACTAAATTCTACAAATATTATATAAACTACTCTAAATTACATAACTATATTCATATAAATATTACCAAAAATAATACCAATATAAAAATTGCTACATGAATTAtttcaaaaattataaaacttaGAAAACTAACTACATTATCTAAACAATTATACAactaggaaaagaaaaaaaaatttacCTCACCGAAGGCAGCGGCGGGCCGGCCGGGGGCAGTGGCGGGGCCGGCTGGGGACAGCCGCGGGGCCGGCCGGGGGCAGCCGCGGGGAGGGCCGGGGCACCGGCGGTGGCGGCCGGGGGCAGCGGCCGCGGCGGTCGGGGGCACCAGCTGTGCCGGTGGCAGCGGCAGGGCGGCAGGTTGTAGCGGCGGGGCGCGCGGGCAGCGGGCCGGCCGGCACGCGTGGAGGGCCGCCGGGCGCGGGCAACGGCGGACGtgaggaggagggaggaggaagccgGGGGGCGCGCGGGCAGAGGAAGCAGCCGGGGGGCGTTTTGTACCTTACCTCGGCGCTGTGATCTGTGGCGTCGAGCTTGGCGCCGAGATCTGTGGCGTCGAGCTCGGCGCCATGATCTGTGACGCcgacctttttttttattttttgccaCATAGCCTGCCACGTCAGAAGCTCCGCTGGGCGTGGCCACAgagctcgacgccgtgatccatggcgtcgagacgtgatacctcgacgccatgatgcATGGCGTCGACCCCCTGGGTCCAAAACTGCGTTTAAGTTTTCCAGGGGTCCAAAAaggaatttttttcaaaaaaagtgccaaattgtaaaaaattgggaCAAGAAGAAGTGTATGatagtttttagttttttttttttttttgagaggagTATGATAGTTTTTAGTTAGGCCCTGCTCTGCGATCTGCACTTTGCCTGGGCCCTGGGGAAAGGCGGGTTGTGGGACTTGGGCCCGGATCCACGCCGTTCCAAGGCCTGTCAAATGAGCCCAAAAATATCGAGCCCGATAAAACCCATCGAATGAGCAGACGAGGCCTTTCTAAGTTGGACTTCAGAATCAAATCAAATCCCAAAATCCATCCATCTCCAGTAATCCAGTTCTCACCTGCCTCCTCCGATGACCCTAGCTGGAGCCTGTCGCCGCCGGCGACCACCGCGACCCCATCTCCCTCtcttcgtcctcgtcctcctaaTCTTCTCCACTCCAATCCCACGCGCTTCGGCGCTCCGCGTCCCTCTCCGCCAGGCAGCCACCCTCGTCTCCCTCTCCCATTCGCTCCTCTCCCGCGTCGCCGCCACACGTGCCGCCCGTGGGGACGCCGCGGCAGCCGTACGCGCCCGGCGAATCGCTTCCCTGCTGTCGTCCCGTGGCGCGTGGGGGCTCGGCTGGGACTACCTCCGCCACTACGCCTTCTCATCGGCCACCGGATGCGGCCTCTCCTGCGCGGCCGCGGCCTCTCGTCTCATCGCCGCTGCCGCGGAGGCCTCGCGCCTACGTTCCGCCGCTGACGCTGCGCAGTGGATGCGCCGCCACTACGGCGACATCCGCGACGCCGCCGCGCAGCTCCTGAACGGCCTTCTCCTCGCCTTCTCCGAAGAGGTAACTGACCTACTCACTCGTGGTGCCTCTGAATTCACACATTATTGCTCTGTCGATTAGTGACATTTGTTGCGGTTTAGGGGCCATTGAGAGAGGTGGTCACGGATGTTAAGTGGGAAGTGGAGGAAGGGGAATTGTTGAAGGATTGCCTGGAAGTGGGAGCTAAGGACTTACAGGGTTTGCTTGTCATTGCCAAAGATCTCTTCGCTGGTGTTTCAAGGACTTCTACGCAGCATAGTGAGCTCTGAGGTTTGGTAACTTTAAGTTTCCTTTTCTGATATTTTCAGGAACTCACGCATGCTTGTGTAATCTAGTTTACTTTAGAAATCTGGATCTTGACCCGTATGTACATACACAAACTAAATCCTTGTGATATCACTGTTGTGTCCGCTACTAATGGGTGTTGAATTTTTAGCTGTGCATAATTGCTAATCTGAATTCATTTGTTGTCATGGCGCTACCAATAATTTTGGCCCTTCTtttctcaatgcaatgcacatACTATTTTATTGATTTAGTTGAAAATGTTGGGCATGAAATTGTCCTATGCAAACATTGGATAATTATTCTCCAGTTAGGTATTCAAATAAAGGCCGCAGATATTTGCATTGTGGATTTTGAATGAAAGGGCTTAGGATATGCCCTTTTTTTTGTACTAGGAGCTCATACTTTCCATCTATAAAGGGATGGTTCTGTTGCCAAGAATTTAGTATATCAAAAAGATGAACCACCCATGCTGCCCACAATATGTCAAATAACTGCCTGTCCAATTTATGCGTGCTTAACTTTTCTGTACAATAGAACAAATTCAAATTAGTTAGTACCAGACAACTATCTGGCATTGGGTAATATTGGGACCGAGAAATATTTTGTGATATAAGCAGATGGGGAACCTTCTGTGATGGGTGGTTCAGTTAGTGCCTAAATTGTCAGATGGCTTGCCACCGGCTGATCCGAAATTATACCGTCAAGCTCTCAACTAAAGGTTCATGCTAAGTAAAAAATACGACTTATCAACATTGATTAAATTAGACCATGATGGTAATAAAAATTCCTGTTACTTATCAAAGTGAACTGGAGAAAGAGATAAAAATTATTTGTATAAATAGAATCAATTGAATTTCATAGCCATGAGAAAGCTGAGACATTCTCCTTTATGAAATGTTCCGCAAGAACAAAAAGGTCTTCTCAAACCAATTATAATTCCTTTATCAAAGTGAAATTCTCCTTTACGTAAACATCACCTATTGTACACTTCGACTGCTGGTTGAAAATTAGTCTCTCGGTTTCAAAATGTTGGTTGTTTTAGTTTTGTCTTAATTCAAACTTctctaactttgaccaagtttgtaGAAAAATGCACCAACATCAAATTAGTTTGATTAAATATGCCCATCGAAATATGTCATGACAGTTGTATTATTTGCTATTTGTATATGTCAATATATTTTTCTACAAATTGGGTTAAAGAGATGTTTGACTTAGGATAAAACTAAAATGTCCTACATTTTAGAACAGAGTGAGTATCTTTACTTGCTAACATATCTTTGTGTTGAGCGGTTCTCTTGTCTATTACACTTTGATTAACATAGTACTGGTATTGGTAACAAACTGACAGTTAACATTTATCAACCACTCCCCATTACATAAATGTTTCTTTTGGTGCACTTGTAGGGTAGTACCATGTAGTTCATTATTTCCTCATGTCACTTCCCTAACAAGTCAGTGATGTTAGCGGGCTAATATTTATTTGTGCTTGTAACTGGGTGAAGTTGCCTCAGTTCCATCTTTTGCTCGTACCTCTAGTGATAAGAAGCACCTCACAACTATAGTTGTATGAGGTCTTGCAACCTGTGTCACCTACAAGACAATCTTAGTTGCACGATGTGAATTTTGGAATTActcaagtttactttgatcaaATAGCATAGTCATAGGTATTCAGGTTTGAAATATTTGACCTGTATATTGTTGGTTGAATATGAATACCAGTCTACATATGCGCAGGTATGTGCTGGTAATGTACCTACCCGAAACTTGAGTGCCGCTTGTACAGTTATGGGCTTATGGCCACTCCaaacttaggccctgtttagttccccacctaattttttttcatccatcccatcgaatctttagacacatgcatggaacattaaatgtagataaaaaaatgaactaattatacagtttagttgagaatcgcgagacgaatcttttaagcctagttactccatgattagccttaagtgctacagtaacccacatatgctaatgacagattaattatgcttaataaatttgtcttgcagttttctgacgagctatgtaatttgtttttttttagtttctaaaaacccctcccgacatccttccgacacatccgatgtgacacccaaaaaatttttatccccaatctaaacaggcccttagcaaGTCTAGATTAGGCTAGGCCATAATGAAGCATTATTACCATAAATTTACTGACATTTGATTAGGCAACAATTGGTTATTGGTTCTTGTTAGTGCAccactcatcatcatcatcatcttattCTTGAACTTCCTCTTGCCCTAATACTAAGAGGATGTCTGATACCTGCTTGTTTGGGGTAGGTAATCTGTTTCCTTGTTTGGTGCGATGACTTCAAACAACAGCGGTTGCTTTGCTGCTGCATTACACGTTACTAGCAAAATCATTTAGTTTGGCTCATAGGTTTCTTGAATTCATGCATGATGTATATCTGAAACTACTTTAGATTAAATCTATGTTTCAATTCAAACTACTTGGCTGGACATTCTTTTTGTAAGGCGGTAGATGTAAGTAAGAAGCATCGGTGCTGAACTAAATGGAGTACGGCAAAGAGCTGATGTACTGATTGATACAAATGTGCTGTGCTCATGATGAAATGTCTTCTGGCTAAGCCCTTTGTTCTCCCTCCAATTGCTGGGGACTGGGGTTTGATCAATACAAACGGGGGAAGTCAAGGCAAAACAGCACCAAACCCATGTTACATGTTTCATGCACCTATACATTAATGTGGCTTGTTTCGGCGTTAAAAACGAATGGGGGTACTCTGGCCGTATGTCATTTTCCCATATGCTGGAGCTGGACTGGTCGGCTTCATAGATCTTTTTACCTACTTTTGAGGCTACTGTGCTCACCAACTCGTTGCATTTATTGACGGATTTGATTCCCTCTGGATCTGCTTCTTGTTgaagcaaaaaaagaaaaagaagagtaaATAAATTGAATTTTGACTCAAGCTACAGCTAGGCTGCGAAGTACTCATGGAGGAAGATTTATGATGTATGGGTTAAATTATTAGGATCTAATCATGTTGGCGGCCGAGGAAACCGATGGAAGAGTTACACTCTGACGCACGAACAGTCTCCTAAAGCCTTTTCTGTACCGTGGCTGCCCTGTTTGCTTTTCATAAGTTTGGCGGATAAGTCATGACAGAAAATATTATTGACtgatttgttgtaagaaaaaaataatactaaatgaCTAGCAAATTTGATTGATAGGCTCAAACGAATCAACCGttatataatattttttttcacaataaatcagcgaacaatacttttcAGAGCATAAGCCAAATTTCACTAAAACGAACAGGTCAGCAATAATATCGCAAGTTTTAGTGTATACTTTATCCCTGTCAACTGAGAGTATCATCTGTGTTTGGTAGAGGTAAAAAAACTGGCACATGTTTGTTTCACTATTTGCATGGCCTGCTCAACAAATCAACCAACAATACTTTCTTCTATGACTTATCAGCTAAACGAACAAAAGCCAGTATATTACCTCCCACACCACAAAATCCATGGGCGTGTAGCATGACTACATAATGCTGTGAACCAGCAGggtgtagcattttgttttagggttttgaagaaaaaaaatatatgacgcAGTATTATATATCTACGGTGTAGTCGTGGTGTCTGCTAGGACCCTATATGCAGTAAATAGTAGTACATGGATCGTGCACGTAGTATTATGAGAAATCAATGCTACGAGGCGCGTCGCCGAGATTGCCGAGTCTGGCGGCAGGGAGTCAGGGACCAGCGGCAGCTAGGTGGAGTGCGCATGCGCTCCAGATTTTTGCCCGTGGAGCCAGCCGGTGAGCCGGAGCCTGGGCTGACACGGTCATAATTCCATCCGTGGCCCAAACCGAatgaccaaggccttgtttacttctaaaattttttcggaTTTCGACgccgtagcatttttatttttatttgacaaatattatctaatcatggattaattaggctcaaaagattcatctcgtgatttacaggcaaactatgcaattagttttttattttcatctatatctaatgcttcatgcatgtgcttaaaaatttgatatgacgaggaatcttgaaaagtttttggtttttggagtgaagtaaacaaggcccgaatCACATCACACCTGACTAGCTGCACCTAGGCCCGCATTGCAGGTCGTCGCCCGGTGCATTCTTGCGAATTCGCAGCCCCTTGCTTGTTCACGGTCACACTCACACGACTAGCAGCCATTACACACGTCCTTGGATGGATCACCCGAAATGGCCATGTCACCATGTTAATCAGAAGGCTGTAGTGTAGAAAGCGTGCGTGTAGAGCAAGCGGGACGAGGGGCAGGGACGTGGCCCCCCGCGCGGTTGGGGGAATGAAGTAAAGCGCCGCCGCGGTAGGTTTTCCCCCGCCCGCGCGCGTCATGTGCGCCTACCTGTAGCTCGATCGCTCCGATCGCTCGCTCTGGGCGGCGCGGAATGCCGGCCAGCTCACTGGTGGATCAGGCAGTGCATGCGTCGCAGCGTCGAGCGCTACAGGAAAATGATTTCGGGGGGctgctgcactgcactgcactgtACCGTACCGTACCGCACCGTCGGCGTTTCGACGTACTTGAAGGAGCTGGAGCTCTCTCATGCACGTTACCTCCTTCCTACCGCGATTAATGGATCGGATCGATGATGCCTTGCCCGTGCATGTGCCTCTCTAGAAGTCGAAGCACTGCTGCATGGTAATTGGTACATGCCGAGATGATGCACTGCTTTCACGGCACGGGGAACACTGTTGGCAGCACACAGTGAGTGGAGTGACGCATTCAGGCGGTACTGTCGACGCTGCACGCCAGTCGCCAGGGGAAGGATCCATGCACCCCATAGGCCACAGCCGACACCATGACACCACGCACCAGATCTCCgagtaaggtcttgtttagatccaaacacTTTTGGAATTAGCTATTgtaacattttcatttgtatttaacaattagtgttcaatcatagactaactaggctcaaaagatttgtctcgagatttacagttaaattgtgtaattagttattttttttaatctatatttaatactttatgtatatatgcgtttaaagattggatgtgatggaaaattttaTGAACTTTtcgaatctaaacaaggcctaactgttGCAACTGATCCGCTCCACACAGCACGCTGCGAACCCCGGCCTTCGTGCTGCTACCATCATCACGAATGCGCGCACGCACCACGCAGCGCAGTGATAGCAAGATACAGTATACttcctccgtccctgaaagaatcaattcctaggatccgtgccagtcaaactttttaaagtttgactaactttatagaaaagagtaacaacatctataatataaaatacacattatatgaaaatatattttatgatgaatctaataatactaatttgatactataaatcttagcatttttttctagaaatttggtcaaaatttaaaaagtctgacttaggacaactctagaaattgattctttcatggACGGAGGGAGGGAGTACATGTAGTACTTCTGCCTTTTTCACTGGGATCAGCCTTGCATTGGCCGTGGCCTGGCCTGCAGCTAGCAGGCCCTGGGGAATTCAATGAAGTGACGAGATCCGTACTTCGTCTAACCGCTACCTGCTGGCTACAGAACAGGACAGTAGTAGTAAAAGTTCAGTTCCGTCACCGTCAGTAATCGGGTCCTTCGGACCAGGGCGCACATCCATGTTCACTCGCACAGTAGAAGCGGAACCGAGGAACGACATGGCCACGTTGCCGCGATTGAATGCGCGCGCGGCGGCTCCCAGAGCTTCCGTTTCCAACTCCGCTTGATCGATGATGGAGCGCCCGGCCCACAATGGACACCGCGCTGCATGCGACCTTCCCATATGCAGGCAGCAGGCGAGTGTCGTCCACTCCTCTCCATCCCTGCTGCGCTGCCACCGCGTTGGGCCGGAGTTGCCGTTCTCGCCTATATATACTGCCGCGTGACTCGCGTGTCGTCGTTCTTCAGGGACGACGGAGCAGTTCTGTGAGTGACAAGTCGCGCGCGGCGGCCAGCACGATCTCCCCTCTACCTCTAGGCCTCTAGCTATAGCATTGGCGCGCGACGCGCGGGGCCATGGAGGTGAGGCGGCTGCTGTgcgtggtggcggtggtggtgagCTGTTGGGCGCTGGCGGCGCCGGTGGCGCGGTGCGACCCGCAGGTGCCGTGCTACTTCATCTTCGGCGACTCGCTGGTGGACAACGGCAACAACAACTACATCGTGTCGCTGGCGCGAGCAAACTACCCGCCCTACGGCATCGACTTCGCCGGCGGGCCGTCGGGGCGCTTCACCAACGGGCTCACCACCGTTGATGTCATCGGTAAGCTTCCAGCTACACGACCGCGGCGGCTTGGCCGGCGGTACGGTGTGGTCACACGCTCAGGTCGAGGTCGATCGAGCAGGCTAGCTCTATCGTCGTAGCCGGTGATCGACGTGATCGATGTTTTATGGTCGTCATGCACGTACGTATACATGTCTGGGTGATAACATGCAACCTGACAAGACATGCTGCGTG from Sorghum bicolor cultivar BTx623 chromosome 3, Sorghum_bicolor_NCBIv3, whole genome shotgun sequence encodes the following:
- the LOC110433745 gene encoding basic proline-rich protein-like yields the protein MWQKIKKKVGVTDHGAELDATDLGAKLDATDHSAEVRYKTPPGCFLCPRAPRLPPPSSSRPPLPAPGGPPRVPAGPLPARPAATTCRPAAATGTAGAPDRRGRCPRPPPPVPRPSPRLPPAGPAAVPSRPRHCPRPARRCLR
- the LOC8069821 gene encoding uncharacterized protein LOC8069821, which translates into the protein MTLAGACRRRRPPRPHLPLFVLVLLIFSTPIPRASALRVPLRQAATLVSLSHSLLSRVAATRAARGDAAAAVRARRIASLLSSRGAWGLGWDYLRHYAFSSATGCGLSCAAAASRLIAAAAEASRLRSAADAAQWMRRHYGDIRDAAAQLLNGLLLAFSEEGPLREVVTDVKWEVEEGELLKDCLEVGAKDLQGLLVIAKDLFAGVSRTSTQHSEL